TCAACATCATAATCAATACAAATACCGCGACTAGCAATTTCTTTCTGAAACTCTAACAAGTGCATTCCGGCTAAATGACGCGCTTTGCCTATACTAATTCTATCTTGTTGGAAGAGCCTAATCGCAATTTCCAGCTTCAACTGTGCTTCAGACATTTCAGAAGCTTGGAGAATATCATCTGGAATGAGAACAGCCATGTTTTAATTATCCCGTGAATGGTTTAGACTCGATCGTAGCTTAATCTATAGCGATCGCCGATCGCACCGGCTCTTGGCTTAAGGGTGAATAATCGGCTACAATTCCTTCTAGGGTCAATCTGGGCGATCGCCTTTTTGCGCGATTAATCTGTATTACAGGATACTCTGGACTCCTTGGGTTCAATTGCCTTGGCTAGACGGAGCGATCGTATCGTATTCTAGTTTAATACTCATTTATTCCATACTTCTGGTTTAGGTTAACATACAATGACTCTTCCCAACTTTATCCTTCTAGGGGCAGCAAAATCCGGGACTAGCTCTGTCTGGAATTACCTCAAACAGCATCCCCAGGTGTTCATGTCTAATCCTAAAGAACCTAACTTTTTTGTCTTTGAAGGGATGAAGTTACCCCCATTTATCGGGCCAGAACCTCCAGAAATTTTGTGTAAAAGATTATATCAAAACACGATTACTGATTGGCAAAGCTATCAACAATTGTTTGATAGGGTCTCTGGAGAAAGTGCCATTGGCGAAGCCTCAGTCAGATATCTTTATTTTCCCCAAGCCCCGGAAAAGATTAAGAACTATCTTCCGGATGTAAAAATGATTGTTATGTTACGAAATCCGGTGGATCGGTTGTATTCTCATTATGTGATGAATCTCCGGCATTTACTAGAACCTTTATCCTTAGAAGATGCTTTAGCCCAAGAGAAAGAGAGAATCAATAATCGTTGGGGTTGGGATTGGCATTATACTCAAGTGGGGATGTATTCAGAACAAATTAAGCGATATTTAGATTACTTTCCCCCAGAACAACTGAAAATTATTGTATATGATGATTTTCGCCAAGATCCCCTAGGGACAATGAAGGAAGTGTATCAGTATCTAGGGGTAGATGATACTTTTGTCCCAAATGTTGAAGGACGAAAAAATCAAGGATATTGGCCGAAAAATAAATTAGTCCATCAGTTTTTATATACCTCTAATTCCTTAAAGTCATTTCTAGAAAAATGGCTCCCACGGTCTTTATCTCAGAAGTTAATCAAAAACTTGAAGCAATGGAATAGTGCCCCTATTCCCGCCTTATCCATGGAGTTAAGACAATCTCTGAATGAAGTCTTTCGGTCTGATATTATCAACCTTAAAGAGATTTTGCATCGAGAGATTGCTTGGTTAGACTCATGAGCTTAGACTTGCTGGATAATTAAGAGTTTATCAATTTCTGGGTTGGGAATGTCTTGAGTTTTTCCATTGGGCCAAGTGACTTGAATGGACTCAACTTTATCTTGCTGTCCTAAACCAAAGTAGAGTCGGTAGTGACCTTGAGATCGCCAAGCCCCATCTGCTTGACCAACTTGCTGGAATTGAGTCCCATTTTCGGTAATGACTTTAACTTTACCACCAATAGCGACTGTATTGCCCGCAGCCCCTTTCAATTCTATTTGTAACCAATGGTTCTCATTTCCAGGATTTCGATAGAGCAACACTTTAGACTTGCTAGATTTGCTTAATTCAGCAATATCCTCGGCTTTCTTTTGTTGTTTTTCCCACCAAGACATTTCTTCTGATTTACCGATCAGTAAGTCGCGATCGCCATCATTATCGGCATCAAACCAAGTACAATAAGCATATCCTCCAAATGTCTTAGGTGAATTAACCTGTAATAGATTAATTTTCTCAAAGGTGTGATTAGGACGTTGGCGATACATTCCATACCGCAACGTATATAAATCAGTTAACCCATCATTATCATAATCGACCCAGTTAGCAGCAAAGGCTCTAGAAGGAAGTCCAATAGATTCGGGATCGGTAGCCGTATATTCACCTTGATTATTTGTAAATAATACACTTCCTCTTCTAGAGGCGGCAAATAAATCTAAGTCTCCATCATTATCATAATCGGCGATCGCAAGTTGATTGACTGAACTCTCCTCTTGCCCTAACTCTTCTGCAACAAAGGTTCCCGCTTGGTTTCTGTAAAGCCAAAACGTGGTTTCATCAGCCCAAAACAGATCCATATCGCGATCGTTGTCAACATCTAACCATACAAACCAACCCATATCAGACATAGCTAAATTTTTCTCTTGTGCCAGATCAATGAAACGACCTTCAGAGATTTGGCGATAGAGTTGATTCGCTTGCAAAGAATTTGGCGGCCAATGCCGTCCACACATAGTATAAAGATCCAGCAGATTATCTTGGTCAAAATCAACCCAAGCCACTTGTCGTGCTGCACAACCTTGTTTTTTTAACCCAACTTGTTCAGCAATATCTTCAAAGCCAGATCGGGTTTGCAACATTAATTCATCAGTAGCATTAGGTGCAAGTTCTGGCATCTTCCCAACCATACCACCCCGTACAATCACCACATCTAAATTTCCGTCATTGTCATAATCATTCCAAGCCATACCATGCCGATCCATATGAGGTAAGGCATTAATCGGAGGTAGGGAAAAATCATGGGAGGGGGGAGATCCAAACTTAGAATCGATATAAACCTGGGTTAAATCCGATTCAGAATTGAGTTTGAAAAATGGTGGGAAAAAAGGATAAGATGCGGGAAAGGCGATCGATAAACGACCATTGCCTTTGATCTGGAAGTTCACCAACCTGACTTTATCGAGTCCCCCAGATAAAGCATTCGTATCATTGATTTTAATGGATAGATCGCCCGAAGTTACGGGAGTCGCTGATAGAGGGACAATGACTAATCCACTAAAGTCTTCTGGATTGGAGAGATTTTGGGCAGCGATCGTTAATTGATAGTTATGCCAATAAATGTATAATCCAGGATCTTGTCTATTCAAAAGCAGATCAGAAACAGGTTGCTCTGTAACTTCATAATTTTGAGGAAATCCTAAATCATAAATTTTATTTTCAAATCCTTGACCTTGCTGATTAATATCGAAAATTTGCCGGGCGTTATGATTGGCAGAATAGATATCTAAATAGGTATCTTGATTAATATCAGCCACCCCTAAATCAAAGAGAGAATAGACAGAGTCCAGATTTTCTTGAGTATAACCAGAATCAATATTTAATGGATACTGATCCAGATCTCGCTGTGTCCATAGGATAATAGATAAACTCACTAATCCAAGAATAAATAATATAAGAATATTGCGTTTCATGTTCACACTCTCTGTTTATGTTTATTTAGGATTTATTTTCTCGATAATTTCTCTAGAAATCATCCGACGACGACGATACCATGTCGCCATACCAATTAATAGGCCAGAAAGAGCAAATGCTGCCAATAAAGGCAAAATTTCTCCAGTTTGAATTGCCTTAACACCTTCACTTCCCAATAGAATAAAAGGAAACAGACCCAATATCGTTCCGATCGCTGTGCCTAACAGATAATCTTTAAAACTGACTGATGTTAAACCCGCCGCAAAATTAACGATTCCGTAAGGAATAACCGGCAGCAGGCGAATAGCAAAAATATAGAATACACCTCCTTGATAAATTTCCGCATCCATAGCTTTCCAATAACCTTTAAGCTTATCAGACACCATTTTTTGCCCGTTTATTCGAGTAAATCCAAAGCCAATTAAGGCAGAAATAATGGACGCTAAACTCGTCCAAAATAATCCCAACCAAGGCCCAAATATTACTCCCCCCATCAAATTTAGAGGTGTAGTTGGTAAAATTAGCAAGGTTGAGATGATATAAATCATCATAAAAAAGAGTGGAGTCCAAAATCCTGTAGATTCTAGCCAAAGCTCCAGTTTTGAAGAATCAACTCCCGCCAACCCGTAAACCCCTGCTAGAGTCACAATAATACTAATAACAAAAATAATCAGAAAAATACCTTTCATTCAACCTAATAAAGATCGGCTATCTATTTTGGCTTTCAAGACTCGCCAGGACATCCAATTTTATTGAATTCACAAAGTCTACTTCTTGACGATTATTTTTTGCCCAAATTTCTCTATTGATACGATCTTTATCCAGAACATCATCTATATTTTTAGGAGTTAAAAGAAGCCCAAAATCATCAAACTCTTTTTTCTCTTCATTACCTAAAACACGATTCACAACCAAGTCCCCAATCGGCTTTATATAATGAGAGTCATCAACATAATTATTCATAGTTTCAGATAGGGGTTCAGTCGTAATACTATTATAATTGAAAAAATCCCAAACAGGCGCGATCGAAACCATTCGTCTTTTCCAATCTTCCAAAACACTCCATTTCCCACTGGCATAAATTGATTCTAGTCGAATCGCATGAGCAGGAGAAAAATAAATAATCAATTCTACATTATGTTTTTGACACAGATCAACAATTTTTTGAAACTCGTGAATATATTCTTCTGATAGTTTATAATCATGATGTAACTTAAAATAAAGTTTTGTAGATCCCTCAAATCGAATGGTTGTATTACCGTCCTCTTTCTTGAAGTAAGGCAAGAACCCCTGTTGTGATAATGCTTCTTCATTCTCCGATCCTTCTACACTTGCTTCAATAGTTTCTTGGCTCGCTTCCAGGGTATCTAAAGATAACAGAGTATTGAGAAAATCTTCAAAAACAATATGTTTTTTTTCTAAACGAGACTCAGTAAAACTGGGCTGATTGTCTAAATTTTCATTAAACATAAAGAAATCCAACCCTAAAATCACTCTCTGTAAATTTGGATTATTCACGAGTGTGTGCTCAACATATCTCCTCAGTTCATAAATATTTGCACCATTAAGACCTAGGTTATAAACAGGGGCAAAAGTTTGTAGGGATGGATGATTGGGATCTAAAGCTCTTTTCATTCTGGATGAGCCAAGTAAAATAGTATTGGGTTTAAGATGAATAATCTCTATGGCTTTATAGAGCCTATCATTATTTTCCTTGTTGGGTTTATGATGATTTAATCCATAAACCACAAATTTTTCATCATATACTCCGTAGGGATCAATTATCATATTGAAGCTCCCCACGACAATTAACGGTAGGGCCATAAATGAAAAGAATAAAATATTAAAAAATATGTGCTTTTTGTCTTTTCTTTTAAAAGGCAGATTACTTTTATAGATCATTTTTGATTCATCGGGAATAAGTTAGAACTGAAAATACAAAAATTCTGATACACGATTCATAGATAATAAGCAGATTCCGGTTAATAAACCCAGGCAACAAGACCAGATAAAATCAGGTTTAAATTTGTGCATCAATTCTTGGGTATTTGGCATATATTTGACAGCAATGGTTAAGAGGACTAGAATTACAAATGGTAAGCGATCGCTATCCCAAAACTCTGGCAAGTAATTCAACGATCGCCAGGATTGAACTTGAATTCCAAATTGAGTTAATATAGCTAATCTTCCGGTTGGCTCTCCAGGTAAAACCAATCCATTTCCAGCCATCATAACTTGTAAAATTTTCAGCCCGTTCGATAGGGTATCGGCTCTAAATAAAACCCAGGCTCCAATAACAGACAAAAACGTAATTAACCACGATAGAAGCTTAGGTAGAGAAATATTTAACTTACGCCAACCATGATTAACACAAAGATAGAAACCGTGCAGTCCTCCCCAAATCACATAAGTCCAACCTGCACCATGCCATAATCCCCCAAGCAACATGGTCATCATTAGATTAGTATAACGCTGAACTTCTCCTTGACGACTACCTCCTAGAGGAATATAGAGATAATCCCGCAGGAAGTTAGATAAAGTAATGTGCCAACGTCGCCAAAAATCACTAATGGACGTGGCTTTGTAAGGGGAATTAAAGTTAATGGGTAAGTTAATATTAAACAATAATCCTAAACCGATCGCCATATCAGAGTAGCCAGAGAAGTCAAAGTACAGTTGATAGGTATAACTGAGCACACCAACCCAGGATTCAATGAAAGTAATTTCATTGGGGTGATCGAATACGGTAGCGACCCAAGGGGAAAGATTATCCGCGATTAAAACCTTCTTACATAATCCCAGGCTAAATAATACTAGACCTCGGCTAAAATTCTCATGGGAAAAAACATACCTTCTAAGGTTCCGTAATTGCGGGATCAATTCATCATGACGAAGAATAGGACCAGCAATCAATTGAGGAAAGAAGACGACAAATAAGCTATAGGTTAAAATATCATAGTTGAGGTCTTTCGTTTCTCCTCGATAGGCATCGACCAGATAAGCAATTTGGGTAAAGGTATAAAAAGAGATTGCTAAGGGTAAAATAATTGTAGGAATAGAGAAGTTAGCCTGAATAACTTGGTTGACAGAAGTGATGAAGAAGTTCGCATACTTGTAGTAACCAATCGTGACTAAATTGAGAGTAATCCCGATCCAGAGTAAGGTTTTAGCAGATTGACTTTTGGGTTGAGCATAGGCAATGCTCTTTCCCATTTGATAGTTAAAAATAACGGATATGAACAGGAGGGGCAAGTAAGCAATATTCCAATAGGCATAAAATGCAAAGGAAGCCGCAGTTAACCAAACTTGAGATGCTTTGATCAATTTGAATTGATTTAAAGTCAAAAATACCGTTAAGGTTATCGGTAAAAATACAAAAATAAAAATGTAAGAGTTGAACAGCATTTTTGTTTTTGAGAAAAGAGAACTATCAAAACTGAGTTAACTTTGGTTACTCATTAGAACAAGATTGATCCCAATGGGTTGTTTGTTCAACAGTTTGGTCTTCCCCTGGGGGGACAGTGCGCTCATCCATAAAATAGACTGTGATTTGATCCATTTGTTGTTCACCGGTATGATTTTGATTCCAAGTTCGGCATAAGTAGTCACCGAAATAAGGATAAAGACGTTTACCAATCGATCGATTCAGGTTGATATAATAGGTTCGCCACTGCATGTTCGGATACCAGCGATTCCGTTGTTTGAGAGTTGGTTTTTCCCAACTTACTTCCCCTGTTTTTCGGTTGAGAAGATCTACGGATGTGCCATCTTTCAGTTGGCCTTGAATGATGTGCCAGCCATCATCTTTAGGAGGAGAGGGGGCAAAAATACTCCATCCTTGATCTAAGCGAGTTAAACCTCCAAATCCTTCTATTCTCTGAAAAGTTCTTTTGGATAGAATTCGATTGATGGTATGGTCTCGACTTAGGGTTCTGTTGGCTAATTTTTTAATGTTCCAAAAGGTGGCATAAGCAAATAGCAAGATCGCCACTACACTTAAGAAAGAAGATGGTCGAACAACTAATGGACGGAATTTAAAGGGAGCGGTAAACTTACCGGCAAATTTACGGTTATTGGCAATAGTCTCATAGAATTTATTACCCAAATTCATTAAGGGTTGCCAACGTAAAACTCTGGCAAAAGGCTTGAAGATGGGAGATAAACTAACTACATAGGCGATCGCGTCCCACTTAAAACGGCGCTTCTCTTGCCAATCTACCACTACCCAAGAATTGTAGGCTTCCATATCAGCGTAAATTGAGGGTTCATTTTGAGCGCAGATGAGGGGAGTAGTACCGGGTAGAACTAAGAACGTTCGCAGTAGATAAACCACTTTTTTGCAAAAACCACACTCTGCGTCATAGTAAATTTTTAATCCCATGCGTTGTGGAGTGGCTACACGCTTTTCGAGATAATCCCAAAATTCACTCGGAAGAAAAACTAACCAGCTTGCACTGCTAAGAAATGGAAAAATTCCAATTTCAAATCCTAAGCCAAAGCTAATATGGAGAAGAATAAACGTTATAACTGTGAGCGTTCTAACGATAGGAGTCCGAAAGGGGACAAATAGCAATAAAGGGCCTAACCATTCAATCACTAATGTGGCATGAGTTGCCAGAGTCATGAGCGGGGGGAAATTCAAACCCCATTCAGCGACTGGAGTAGCATATTGATCAAAACTAAAAGCGTAATAAACTGCATCGCCGTCAGGGAACCAAATTGAACTACTGACTTTGAAGGCAGCAGAAAACATATAGATATAGCATTGCTGAAAATGTAAGGCTAAGGTTGCTCCAGTTAAAATTCGTTTGGGAAGTTTTTCACGTGAAGAGTTGAGCGCACTATCGATGGAATAGGTAGCTCCTAAAGGTAAAAACATTGCCCAAAACATTAGTGCCCTAATTACATCATCAGCAGCAAAAATAACAAATGGATGGCGATTATGAAGAGAAATTAATAAGGCCCAAGATGCAATGGTGGCTAATCGAGTTCTGTACCCAACCAGCATTCCTAATGCCATGAGTAAAGCAAAGGAAAATAATAGGGCTTGAACAATGGTTTGACCGCTGAGAGCATGAATTGACCAATACCCAGGTTTGAGAAGTTCAAATAAGACAGGTGTGGGCAAAACACCTTCATTAGAGTATAGGTCTCTGATATCTCTAGAGCGGATCAATAAATCGGCGATTAAGACGAGGGATAAACCGATTCGGAATAAGGCAAAAGAGCGCAAGTCTAACCCAAATATCTGTTCTAGTTTATTGCGCCAGGGAGATAAGACTGATTTGCTTTCACTCACCATTGTATGACCCTCTATTTTAAAGTTCTATTGAATACCTGTGGGATAGTTTTTAGCTTTACGTTTTCGAGTTTTAAAAATCCAATTTACCCATCCCATCCACCATCCTTGTAACCAACTGAGGAAAACTTGTAGGCGATGAGAGATTGTGGGCATCCTAATTAAATAAACCAGATTTCTAAATAAAAAAGCAAGCGATCCATGAAAATGTAGACCAAAGCTAGATACTGCTGCGTCATTCACTCCTACGGTTATCATTTCGCCTAAATGAAGATACCGAAACTTTTTGAGTCGTTTTTGGTGGACTCTAGACCGGAGATTTTTGGCTGCAACTGGTGCTTGTTGATATGCAGCTTGAGCTGTCCGGGGAATTTCTGAGTTACTGGGGATATCGGCAATATCGCCCAAGGCAAATACTTCTGGATATCCTTTTAACTGAAGGGTAGGTTCGACTAATAATTGTCCATAACGATTATGTTCACAGTCTAGATCTAAAACCCACGATCGCGCTTTAGTCCCTGTTGTCCAAATCACTAAGTCAGTCGGCAATGTTATGGTTTCATTGGCTTGTTCGACGATTAACCGATTGGCTTGGACTAAGTTAACTTGGGTTAGGAAACTAATCCTTACGTTTCTTTCTTCCAGTGCTTTTTCAGCGGTGAGGCGAGTTGCTTTGGTAAAAGATCGCAGAATTCTATCTCCCCTCGTAATTAAACGGACTTCTGCTTTCTGTCCTAAATAGTCTGCAATTTTCGTGGCTAATTCGACTCCAGAAGGACCCCCTCCGACAATGGCTATTTGGACAGGAGCTTTGCTTAGACTCCGAAAATCCTGTAATTTCTTTTTTAAAAATTCAGTATCCTTTAGAGTCCGAAAACTGACAGCATGTTCTTTGACTCCAGGGACATTATCGATCAGACTCTTTACTCCTACTGCAATAATCAAATAATCATACTGAAGTTCTCCCCTGTCTTGTAGGTAAACTTGCTGTTTTTTTAAATCAGTTCCTAGGATATGATCTTGATAGAATTTGATTTTTTTCTGGCGAATTAACTTCGAGAAGGGGGGGGCAATTTCCCAAATTTGAAGTTCATTGGTAATTAATTCATAGAGTAAAGGGGTAAATAAAATATGATCGTTTTGATCGATGAGGGTGACTTGTAGTTCAGAAAAGCGCTGGAGATATAAGGCCGCATAGAGTCCTCCAAATCCTCCCCCAAGAATACAGACCTTGAAAGGGGATTGAATGCTTGTATGAGGGGAGGAAAGATCAATAGGAGTATGCATGATCAGTTTTGGCCAGAGGTGGGATTGGGTTCGGGTAAAGAATCTAGAATGGGTTTCAATTCTTTGACAAGCTGCTCACCTCTAACTTTCCTCCCTTCAGGATTTAAATGGTAATGGGTATCGGCAAACCAGCTAACATTACTTTGAACATTTAAGGTATCTGGATCGTAAATTAAGGGAGCTATTTTTTCGAGTTTTTCGATGGTGATTTGTACATTTTTGATGGTTTTGTCGTTTCTATCGCCATAAATCCAAGGCAACGATAGGATGAGTGTACCGCCTTTGGCTTCCACTTCAGTTTTAAACTGACTAATCCGCTTAATTGCATGTTTGGAAGGGGGTTTGTTAACGACCATTTGCCACCACTTTCCAGTACGCTCTTGATAAGCAATGGGGTCTCCTTGGGCGGTGACATCTGAATAGTAACCGGTTAATTTTCCTTCTTCAATTAAGTCCCATGTGGATTCAACGGCTCCCCGAAGGGTGAGAACGCCTAATAAGAAGCCTTCTTGAGCAAGTTCTTTGGCAGGAATATTGCCAACTGTGGGTTGTCCGGTGGCAATGGCTAGAGCAGCGGAGCGATCGCTAATTCCATCGTCATCCCACAAAACAAAATTGTATTCTGGAATCAACAATACCACATCTCCAGGCTGAACATGCTGGAGAATACTGGGTAAAATGACATTTAATCCCACTGGACCGTCTAATCCGAGATTTAAGACCGGGATACCGAGTTGCTCCTGCAAGAGGACGGAATCAATGGTGAAATGAGCGCCCGATCCTCCCATAATCAGGAGTCTGCGGGGGGCTTCTATGGGTTCAGAGGCGATCGCCATCTTCGATTCATATAACCTCCGTAACCAACTCAAATTCCCCCCATAGCGAGCATTATGGTAATAGCCGATACCCCATGCTATTCCCGCAATTAATACCCAACTGCCTAATCTTAGTGCTGTCTGCATAGGTTTCTCAATCTAGTTTAGAAATCAAAATAGATAAACTCTGAAGGAGTATTTGCCCCAAGCAAAATAGCCAATCCTAATAATCCTCTGGAAACCCAAGGGGACACCAAGATATCATATTCTGCTCGTTTTTGCCAAACGGCCAAATGTTCAAGAAAGAGAACTCCTAAAGCTAAAGCCAGGGTGACCATTAAAGCACTCATTTGATTGGTATTATAATCGCTAAAAACGGATGTAAAATTACCAAAAGAATAAGCCAACGGATTAATTAAGGATTTTAACTTCAGGACTAATCGACCGATATTAGTATCCATGAAGAATAGACAACCCAACGTTACAGAGACAAACGTTAATCCCCAAGAGATAAACTCAGTTTTAGAAGTCCACTGTCCTATCAGCTTTTGGAAGGGACGACCGGCGTATCGTAAAACCAGAAGGAGTCCTCCATGATACGCGCCCCAGAGGATAAAATTCCAGGCGGCTCCATGCCAAAAACCGGACAATGTAAACGTAACAAATAAGTAAAAGGGGGCCCATTTTTTGTTTCGGCCCATCAAAGGAATAAACACATAATCTCGGAACCAGTTACTTAGGGTAATATGCCAGCGCCGCCAAAATTCCTGAATACTAACAGAGGTATAGGGGGCTAAAAAATTAAGCTCTAGCTTGACTCCAAAAAACTTTGCAATGCCCACCGCCATAAAACTATAGCCCCCAAAGTCAAAGTAAATTCTGAGGGTAAAGAGAAAGGCATGGAACCAAATAAACCAAGCATTACTGGTTTCTTGTAACTCAATATAAGGGGCAATGTTATCGGCAAGGACAAATTTCATGAACATC
This portion of the Roseofilum reptotaenium CS-1145 genome encodes:
- a CDS encoding MBOAT family O-acyltransferase, whose product is MLFNSYIFIFVFLPITLTVFLTLNQFKLIKASQVWLTAASFAFYAYWNIAYLPLLFISVIFNYQMGKSIAYAQPKSQSAKTLLWIGITLNLVTIGYYKYANFFITSVNQVIQANFSIPTIILPLAISFYTFTQIAYLVDAYRGETKDLNYDILTYSLFVVFFPQLIAGPILRHDELIPQLRNLRRYVFSHENFSRGLVLFSLGLCKKVLIADNLSPWVATVFDHPNEITFIESWVGVLSYTYQLYFDFSGYSDMAIGLGLLFNINLPINFNSPYKATSISDFWRRWHITLSNFLRDYLYIPLGGSRQGEVQRYTNLMMTMLLGGLWHGAGWTYVIWGGLHGFYLCVNHGWRKLNISLPKLLSWLITFLSVIGAWVLFRADTLSNGLKILQVMMAGNGLVLPGEPTGRLAILTQFGIQVQSWRSLNYLPEFWDSDRLPFVILVLLTIAVKYMPNTQELMHKFKPDFIWSCCLGLLTGICLLSMNRVSEFLYFQF
- a CDS encoding NAD(P)/FAD-dependent oxidoreductase, translated to MHTPIDLSSPHTSIQSPFKVCILGGGFGGLYAALYLQRFSELQVTLIDQNDHILFTPLLYELITNELQIWEIAPPFSKLIRQKKIKFYQDHILGTDLKKQQVYLQDRGELQYDYLIIAVGVKSLIDNVPGVKEHAVSFRTLKDTEFLKKKLQDFRSLSKAPVQIAIVGGGPSGVELATKIADYLGQKAEVRLITRGDRILRSFTKATRLTAEKALEERNVRISFLTQVNLVQANRLIVEQANETITLPTDLVIWTTGTKARSWVLDLDCEHNRYGQLLVEPTLQLKGYPEVFALGDIADIPSNSEIPRTAQAAYQQAPVAAKNLRSRVHQKRLKKFRYLHLGEMITVGVNDAAVSSFGLHFHGSLAFLFRNLVYLIRMPTISHRLQVFLSWLQGWWMGWVNWIFKTRKRKAKNYPTGIQ
- a CDS encoding DCC1-like thiol-disulfide oxidoreductase family protein, whose amino-acid sequence is MVSESKSVLSPWRNKLEQIFGLDLRSFALFRIGLSLVLIADLLIRSRDIRDLYSNEGVLPTPVLFELLKPGYWSIHALSGQTIVQALLFSFALLMALGMLVGYRTRLATIASWALLISLHNRHPFVIFAADDVIRALMFWAMFLPLGATYSIDSALNSSREKLPKRILTGATLALHFQQCYIYMFSAAFKVSSSIWFPDGDAVYYAFSFDQYATPVAEWGLNFPPLMTLATHATLVIEWLGPLLLFVPFRTPIVRTLTVITFILLHISFGLGFEIGIFPFLSSASWLVFLPSEFWDYLEKRVATPQRMGLKIYYDAECGFCKKVVYLLRTFLVLPGTTPLICAQNEPSIYADMEAYNSWVVVDWQEKRRFKWDAIAYVVSLSPIFKPFARVLRWQPLMNLGNKFYETIANNRKFAGKFTAPFKFRPLVVRPSSFLSVVAILLFAYATFWNIKKLANRTLSRDHTINRILSKRTFQRIEGFGGLTRLDQGWSIFAPSPPKDDGWHIIQGQLKDGTSVDLLNRKTGEVSWEKPTLKQRNRWYPNMQWRTYYINLNRSIGKRLYPYFGDYLCRTWNQNHTGEQQMDQITVYFMDERTVPPGEDQTVEQTTHWDQSCSNE
- a CDS encoding sulfotransferase family protein; translated protein: MTLPNFILLGAAKSGTSSVWNYLKQHPQVFMSNPKEPNFFVFEGMKLPPFIGPEPPEILCKRLYQNTITDWQSYQQLFDRVSGESAIGEASVRYLYFPQAPEKIKNYLPDVKMIVMLRNPVDRLYSHYVMNLRHLLEPLSLEDALAQEKERINNRWGWDWHYTQVGMYSEQIKRYLDYFPPEQLKIIVYDDFRQDPLGTMKEVYQYLGVDDTFVPNVEGRKNQGYWPKNKLVHQFLYTSNSLKSFLEKWLPRSLSQKLIKNLKQWNSAPIPALSMELRQSLNEVFRSDIINLKEILHREIAWLDS
- a CDS encoding UPF0175 family protein — encoded protein: MAVLIPDDILQASEMSEAQLKLEIAIRLFQQDRISIGKARHLAGMHLLEFQKEIASRGICIDYDVEEFEEDIKTLQTLEKNRT
- a CDS encoding MBOAT family O-acyltransferase, translating into MNFSDFSFWWILFLFSVPFFTIRLIGKSFNLWPRYLDTLGLMFLSLILFLNASFSSFIIFIFQVIFNYLMVKFMLQYKGWKAYLVAATLIIFDVSVLAYFKYLTFLVEDVIGLGFTIPSNWKQTFPLPVFQQIPPGISFYTFQMVAFVVDSYVSKRKKPINFVDYVNFIAFFPQIVAGPIERRSQLLPQLQGFQFKFTVENLEYGLRWLSLGMFMKFVLADNIAPYIELQETSNAWFIWFHAFLFTLRIYFDFGGYSFMAVGIAKFFGVKLELNFLAPYTSVSIQEFWRRWHITLSNWFRDYVFIPLMGRNKKWAPFYLFVTFTLSGFWHGAAWNFILWGAYHGGLLLVLRYAGRPFQKLIGQWTSKTEFISWGLTFVSVTLGCLFFMDTNIGRLVLKLKSLINPLAYSFGNFTSVFSDYNTNQMSALMVTLALALGVLFLEHLAVWQKRAEYDILVSPWVSRGLLGLAILLGANTPSEFIYFDF
- a CDS encoding TVP38/TMEM64 family protein, giving the protein MKGIFLIIFVISIIVTLAGVYGLAGVDSSKLELWLESTGFWTPLFFMMIYIISTLLILPTTPLNLMGGVIFGPWLGLFWTSLASIISALIGFGFTRINGQKMVSDKLKGYWKAMDAEIYQGGVFYIFAIRLLPVIPYGIVNFAAGLTSVSFKDYLLGTAIGTILGLFPFILLGSEGVKAIQTGEILPLLAAFALSGLLIGMATWYRRRRMISREIIEKINPK
- a CDS encoding CRTAC1 family protein, with the translated sequence MKRNILILFILGLVSLSIILWTQRDLDQYPLNIDSGYTQENLDSVYSLFDLGVADINQDTYLDIYSANHNARQIFDINQQGQGFENKIYDLGFPQNYEVTEQPVSDLLLNRQDPGLYIYWHNYQLTIAAQNLSNPEDFSGLVIVPLSATPVTSGDLSIKINDTNALSGGLDKVRLVNFQIKGNGRLSIAFPASYPFFPPFFKLNSESDLTQVYIDSKFGSPPSHDFSLPPINALPHMDRHGMAWNDYDNDGNLDVVIVRGGMVGKMPELAPNATDELMLQTRSGFEDIAEQVGLKKQGCAARQVAWVDFDQDNLLDLYTMCGRHWPPNSLQANQLYRQISEGRFIDLAQEKNLAMSDMGWFVWLDVDNDRDMDLFWADETTFWLYRNQAGTFVAEELGQEESSVNQLAIADYDNDGDLDLFAASRRGSVLFTNNQGEYTATDPESIGLPSRAFAANWVDYDNDGLTDLYTLRYGMYRQRPNHTFEKINLLQVNSPKTFGGYAYCTWFDADNDGDRDLLIGKSEEMSWWEKQQKKAEDIAELSKSSKSKVLLYRNPGNENHWLQIELKGAAGNTVAIGGKVKVITENGTQFQQVGQADGAWRSQGHYRLYFGLGQQDKVESIQVTWPNGKTQDIPNPEIDKLLIIQQV